In Pyxidicoccus xibeiensis, the genomic stretch TCGACGGTTCGAAGGGAGAGGGCGGCGGGCAGGTGCTGCGCACCTCGCTGGCGCTGTCGCTGGTGACGGGGACGCCGTTCACCATCACCCACATCCGTGCGGGCCGGAAGAAGCCGGGCCTCTTGCGCCAGCACCTCACCGGGGTGAAGGCGGCGGAGGCGGTGGGCGCGGCCGAGGTGTCCGGCGCGGAGCTGGGCTCGCGCGAGCTGACGTTCCGTCCCCGGGCGCTGGCGCCGGGCAACTACCACTTCTCCGTGGGCACGGCGGGCAGCGCGACGCTGGTGCTCCAGACGGTGCTCCCCGCGCTGCTGATGGCGGGCTCGCAGTCCACGCTGATGCTGGAGGGCGGGACGCACAACCCGGCGGCGCCGCCGTTCGACTTCCTCCAGAAGGCCTTCCTGCCGCTGGTGCGGCGGATGGGGCCGGCGGTGGAGGCGACGCTGGAGCGGCCGGGCTTCTTCCCGGCGGGAGGCGGCAGGTTCCGCGTGGACGTGCACCCCGCGCCGCTCAAGCCGCTGCACCTGCTGGAGCG encodes the following:
- the rtcA gene encoding RNA 3'-terminal phosphate cyclase, with the translated sequence MVRIDGSKGEGGGQVLRTSLALSLVTGTPFTITHIRAGRKKPGLLRQHLTGVKAAEAVGAAEVSGAELGSRELTFRPRALAPGNYHFSVGTAGSATLVLQTVLPALLMAGSQSTLMLEGGTHNPAAPPFDFLQKAFLPLVRRMGPAVEATLERPGFFPAGGGRFRVDVHPAPLKPLHLLERGRVLRREVKAVVAMIPFNVAQRELETVAGALKWRPDELRTEELKRSPGPGNVVVAEVESEHVTEVFTAFGERGKRAETVGEEVAAEVKRYLDAEVPVGEHLCDQLLLLLALAKGGSFRTLPLDGHAQTQLETMAHFLDVKVQVRELSREVREIEVRG